A genomic window from Elaeis guineensis isolate ETL-2024a chromosome 3, EG11, whole genome shotgun sequence includes:
- the LOC105033285 gene encoding LOW QUALITY PROTEIN: probable xyloglucan endotransglucosylase/hydrolase protein 28 (The sequence of the model RefSeq protein was modified relative to this genomic sequence to represent the inferred CDS: inserted 1 base in 1 codon) — protein MGSSAPFVLFFFIASPLFLFSSSAAISVIESSSTVSFEEGYTQTFGDGNLMLLRHGKTVHIALDERTGAGFASQDLYLHGFFGASIKLPSDYAAGVVVAFYMSNGDVFEKTHDELDFEFLGNIRGREWRVQTNVYGNGSTAIGXEERYDLWFDPTEDFHQYSILWSHDRIIFYIDNIPIREIVRTESMGGQFPSKPMSLYATIWDGSNWATSGGRYKVNYKYAPYIAEFADLILNGCTVNPMDHSSACEGSDSARYDSVTMSSDRRAQMESFRKKHMTYFYCYDRNRYTNPPSECNIDREARRSYGADGARLGNHHHRRGRSHHHRSPAGLADASF, from the exons ATGGGCTCTTCGGCTCCTTTCGTTCTCTTCTTCTTCATTGCCTCTCCTCTgtttctcttctcctcctctgcTGCAATTAGTGTAATAGAGAGCTCTTCAACCGTGTCCTTCGAGGAGGGGTACACCCAAACCTTCGGCGATGGCAACCTGATGCTCCTCCGCCATGGGAAGACAGTTCACATCGCCCTTGACGAGAGAACag GTGCTGGATTTGCTTCCCAGGATCTTTACCTCCATGGATTCTTCGGCGCTTCCATTAAGCTTCCCTCGGATTACGCCGCCGGTGTTGTCGTCGCCTTCTAT ATGTCGAATGGTGATGTATTTGAGAAGACCCATGATGAATTGGACTTTGAGTTCTTGGGGAACATAAGAGGGAGGGAGTGGAGAGTCCAGACCAATGTCTATGGAAATGGAAGCACTGCCATTG AGGAAGAGAGATATGACCTCTGGTTCGATCCCACAGAGGATTTCCATCAGTACTCCATCCTATGGAGCCATGATCGGATTAT attttataTTGATAACATTCCAATTAGAGAGATAGTGAGGACTGAGTCCATGGGAGGGCAGTTCCCCTCCAAGCCCATGTCCCTCTATGCCACCATATGGGATGGCTCCAATTGGGCCACCTCCGGTGGTCGCTACAAGGTCAACTACAAATATGCTCCTTACATTGCTGAATTTGCTGATCTCATCCTCAATGGCTGCACTGTGAACCCCATGGACCATTCATCAGCTTGCGAAGGGAGTGACTCTGCTCGCTATGACTCGGTGACAATGTCATCAGACCGAAGGGCACAAATGGAGAGTTTCAGGAAGAAACATATGACCTATTTCTATTGCTATGATCGGAATCGATACACGAATCCTCCATCAGAATGCAACATCGACCGGGAAGCCCGGCGTTCTTATGGGGCAGATGGTGCAAGGCTCGGGAACCACCACCACCGCCGTGGTAGGAGCCACCATCACCGGAGCCCAGCGGGGCTAGCTGATGCTAGTTTCTGA